Proteins from a genomic interval of Corynebacterium freiburgense:
- a CDS encoding LysE family translocator yields the protein MDFATFIGLLSVWLAAIASPGPDVVQILRLGARARADGVACAIGIMIGNSVWILASLFGLSALVNTHPIILTFMKIIGGSYLLWIGINAFKSNGAELVTTASGMKANALRLGIFTNLSNPKALIFFGAVFAQFVQPEMSYLVSIFIAATLILAGLAWFVSVALAVQKASGFLQRNSGIMEKLCGLVFVVLALVMLYGGFHELTLKNS from the coding sequence ATGGATTTTGCGACCTTCATTGGGCTTCTTTCGGTTTGGCTTGCCGCGATTGCTAGTCCCGGGCCTGATGTGGTGCAAATACTTCGCTTGGGGGCACGGGCACGTGCAGATGGTGTGGCGTGTGCAATCGGAATTATGATCGGAAACTCAGTGTGGATCCTAGCTAGCCTTTTTGGTCTTTCCGCGCTGGTTAATACCCACCCGATTATTTTGACGTTTATGAAAATCATTGGAGGAAGCTATCTACTCTGGATAGGTATCAACGCCTTTAAAAGTAATGGTGCAGAATTAGTGACCACAGCAAGCGGAATGAAAGCCAATGCCCTTCGCCTAGGCATCTTTACCAATCTTTCAAATCCAAAAGCGCTTATCTTTTTTGGGGCGGTATTTGCACAATTTGTCCAACCTGAAATGAGCTACCTAGTGTCAATTTTTATTGCGGCTACGTTGATTCTTGCGGGCCTCGCTTGGTTTGTAAGTGTGGCGCTTGCAGTGCAAAAAGCTTCGGGGTTTCTTCAACGCAATTCCGGCATAATGGAAAAGCTATGTGGCCTGGTTTTTGTGGTGCTTGCGTTGGTCATGCTCTATGGCGGGTTTCACGAACTGACGTTGAAAAACTCCTAA
- a CDS encoding VOC family protein produces MPAFMAEGGMPYWIDLITSDIRRAANFYNQLLGWEFEETAPGYRIARVQGLPVAAIVEKPSDEQLPDTWVTHFLADNLDAEVARANELGARILIEPAEITFGRMAILVDPSGALFGLIEPSSEEAFIAAGEPGTPVWHELTCTTAYSAACDFYRGLFEWTTHEMDGFPYTTALVEGSPFAGIWNAEKNFPPEIPSFWQTYLGVADIEEVVEHVEEFGGEVIREPWDSDFGHLVIIADATGATVTLAKVDAPVEEGHESDPLQGIDLSGMPGN; encoded by the coding sequence ATGCCGGCATTCATGGCTGAGGGCGGTATGCCGTATTGGATTGACCTCATTACATCTGATATTCGCCGTGCGGCGAATTTTTATAATCAATTACTTGGCTGGGAATTCGAGGAAACAGCACCAGGTTACCGCATTGCCCGAGTGCAAGGCTTGCCGGTAGCGGCAATTGTTGAAAAACCAAGTGACGAACAGCTCCCAGATACGTGGGTAACGCACTTTTTAGCAGACAATCTTGATGCAGAAGTAGCCCGCGCTAATGAGTTAGGTGCTCGAATCCTTATCGAGCCGGCAGAGATTACGTTTGGCAGAATGGCTATTCTTGTGGACCCATCTGGTGCCTTATTTGGACTTATTGAGCCTTCCAGCGAAGAGGCTTTTATTGCAGCGGGTGAACCAGGCACACCTGTATGGCACGAACTAACGTGCACTACAGCGTATTCTGCAGCATGCGACTTTTACCGTGGATTATTCGAATGGACTACCCATGAAATGGATGGATTTCCATACACAACGGCGCTTGTTGAAGGCTCACCATTTGCAGGTATTTGGAATGCAGAAAAGAACTTTCCCCCAGAAATTCCTTCATTCTGGCAAACTTACCTAGGCGTAGCGGATATTGAAGAAGTGGTGGAGCATGTAGAGGAATTCGGTGGTGAGGTAATTCGCGAACCTTGGGATTCAGACTTCGGCCATTTAGTAATTATTGCCGACGCCACCGGGGCTACCGTTACATTGGCAAAGGTTGACGCACCGGTGGAAGAAGGTCACGAATCCGATCCGTTGCAGGGGATTGACCTTAGCGGGATGCCAGGAAATTAG
- a CDS encoding FtsX-like permease family protein — translation MNHLSIAFRLAWRDVISHKWRSLFTGALFSVPIIAIMTFATLAYNDDGTIDNSPPAATAYIENSRCDDGINHYYCIPSNEYEDVIQLTDRQRISKTLGDNDQLANSFYPEFRFNAEVKGKSGTRSVAEIKSSQAQTRKENAAVPEPGTIILDEQIRQMTNTTIGDQITLKFQDTKKNLTVKEFASNTTIHPEDIPFNTPKAEDIVTADLPTYTTVTWTSSNSIEQDPSNTGVSITRHAALQDEPTSIVLDYFSNIYSAEEFIAWFALWFLVLVFIACIVGPVFAVSANRKLKTLGLLSTIGAKPSDFRNIMLAEGIIIGVCSSIFGIFASITMSLWAFQQSGDIGTIRWPWDVTLLVVVFAIICGIFSALVPALRAQQLNPVTALAGGTSIHMRRLRLHHVIAPIITLLAGIGIATEAFLPFPIWLIIAVISGIISTTTLVLLFGKTSHYLPLSLRLAARDAVRNYHRTVPAIAAITGATMFAFGFVSFATEDPSAESSTAFNNAVSVQTFTNSIDAAPYDSYIHSLQRQLNTPERVNVYRPYTEDTYEIKFLSVRLPSGDQTEESRFPNSASYEALLENHRYPEHGSIIIVDPNAPKFLAAIRPDLFSAETANAASKSLGEGKIVVNHPAILRDGKVKILEGSGNYHDLLNGPPPQSDVKEVPGHVFTSTENLPESYIGLMSVDTARSLGYVPVFESAKLWREQEFQWVENFIIDNAIDQWIIPNTDSPSTYLQRVASTSNPFNFMYLFIPPVLMSMLLTMFVVFLVVILAGIEAERDTKTMLALGADPKLLRKYGGGQGLILGTLGTLAGLFYYSFLSFTTDLHSSNTLDFSEVPWLYCVLLCGVLILLSWVIGLIFGARLKQT, via the coding sequence ATGAATCATCTATCGATTGCCTTTCGCCTTGCCTGGCGTGATGTTATATCGCATAAATGGCGTTCATTATTTACCGGCGCGCTTTTCAGCGTTCCGATTATTGCAATTATGACATTTGCTACTCTCGCCTATAATGACGATGGCACCATTGATAATTCCCCTCCAGCAGCCACCGCATACATTGAAAACAGCCGTTGCGATGATGGAATTAATCATTACTACTGCATACCTTCAAATGAATATGAAGATGTTATTCAATTAACAGACCGTCAACGCATTAGCAAGACACTAGGAGATAATGACCAATTAGCGAACTCTTTCTATCCGGAATTTAGATTCAATGCTGAAGTCAAAGGGAAATCAGGGACCAGATCAGTTGCGGAAATAAAAAGTTCCCAAGCACAGACGCGCAAGGAAAATGCTGCCGTACCGGAACCAGGAACGATTATCCTTGATGAGCAGATTCGCCAAATGACGAATACTACTATTGGCGATCAAATAACACTCAAGTTTCAAGATACGAAAAAGAATTTAACGGTCAAAGAATTCGCCTCAAACACTACAATTCATCCCGAAGATATTCCGTTTAACACTCCTAAAGCGGAGGATATTGTTACTGCCGACCTTCCTACATATACAACAGTTACGTGGACCTCTAGTAATTCGATCGAGCAAGACCCGTCAAATACTGGTGTTTCCATTACACGTCATGCGGCTCTCCAAGATGAACCAACGTCAATCGTTTTGGATTATTTCAGCAATATATATTCAGCTGAAGAATTTATTGCATGGTTCGCACTTTGGTTTCTGGTACTAGTATTTATTGCTTGTATTGTCGGACCGGTTTTTGCAGTATCGGCAAATAGAAAACTAAAAACATTGGGGCTGCTTTCCACTATTGGTGCAAAGCCCTCAGATTTTCGAAATATAATGCTAGCGGAGGGTATTATTATCGGAGTCTGCAGTTCTATTTTCGGAATCTTTGCATCAATCACAATGAGTTTATGGGCGTTCCAACAGTCGGGGGATATTGGCACTATACGCTGGCCCTGGGATGTGACGCTTCTTGTTGTTGTATTCGCGATAATATGCGGTATCTTTTCAGCTCTTGTACCAGCATTACGTGCACAACAGCTTAATCCAGTGACCGCGCTGGCGGGTGGGACGTCGATACATATGCGCAGATTACGCCTCCACCACGTAATTGCCCCTATTATTACATTGCTTGCAGGAATTGGGATTGCCACCGAAGCGTTTCTTCCATTCCCAATTTGGCTCATTATCGCGGTAATTTCAGGCATTATTAGCACTACTACTCTTGTACTTTTATTCGGTAAGACTAGCCATTACCTGCCATTGTCATTGCGCCTTGCAGCCCGAGATGCAGTTCGAAATTATCATCGAACAGTTCCTGCAATTGCGGCTATTACTGGCGCAACAATGTTTGCGTTTGGGTTTGTTTCTTTTGCTACAGAAGATCCTTCTGCGGAGTCAAGTACCGCCTTTAATAATGCAGTCTCCGTTCAAACATTTACCAATTCCATTGATGCAGCTCCGTACGATTCCTATATTCATTCACTGCAACGTCAGCTTAATACTCCAGAACGAGTAAATGTTTATCGTCCATATACAGAAGACACCTATGAAATAAAATTCCTTAGTGTCCGATTACCTTCCGGAGATCAAACTGAAGAATCACGGTTCCCCAATTCCGCATCATATGAAGCGCTTTTAGAAAACCACCGTTACCCTGAGCATGGATCAATTATTATCGTTGACCCTAATGCTCCAAAATTCCTGGCTGCGATTCGGCCCGATTTGTTTAGTGCAGAAACAGCGAACGCGGCGTCGAAAAGCCTAGGGGAAGGGAAAATCGTCGTAAACCACCCTGCCATATTGCGGGACGGCAAGGTGAAAATACTCGAAGGATCTGGAAATTACCATGACCTATTAAATGGGCCGCCACCTCAATCAGACGTCAAAGAAGTACCGGGGCATGTTTTTACAAGTACGGAAAACCTGCCTGAGTCATATATAGGCCTTATGTCGGTAGATACTGCTCGATCTTTGGGCTACGTACCCGTCTTTGAGAGCGCAAAACTTTGGCGTGAACAGGAATTTCAGTGGGTTGAAAATTTTATTATCGATAATGCTATAGACCAATGGATTATTCCAAATACAGATTCGCCTAGCACTTATTTACAGCGAGTCGCCTCAACCTCAAACCCATTTAATTTCATGTACTTATTTATTCCACCAGTCCTAATGTCAATGCTTTTAACAATGTTCGTGGTTTTCCTTGTGGTCATTCTCGCAGGCATAGAGGCCGAACGTGACACAAAAACCATGCTTGCCCTCGGGGCAGATCCGAAATTATTGCGCAAATACGGTGGAGGGCAAGGTCTTATTCTTGGCACTCTTGGCACCCTGGCAGGCCTTTTTTACTACAGTTTTTTGTCGTTTACCACAGATCTGCATAGCAGCAATACACTGGATTTCTCTGAAGTTCCGTGGTTGTACTGTGTATTGCTGTGTGGGGTCCTGATCTTATTATCGTGGGTGATTGGCCTGATTTTCGGCGCTAGGTTAAAGCAAACGTAA
- a CDS encoding RNA-binding S4 domain-containing protein, with protein sequence MDELFDVAIRDETIKLGQFVKLANLVETGGEAKELIAQGQVTVNGIVDTRRGKTLRDGDVVAVSGQTARVRANSLEEGENDFDEEKWRNM encoded by the coding sequence ATGGATGAACTCTTTGATGTCGCTATCCGCGATGAGACGATCAAACTAGGACAGTTTGTAAAGTTGGCGAACCTCGTCGAAACGGGCGGTGAGGCTAAAGAGCTCATAGCACAAGGGCAAGTTACAGTGAATGGGATTGTAGATACGCGCCGCGGCAAAACCCTCAGAGACGGTGATGTAGTGGCTGTTTCAGGGCAAACCGCACGAGTCCGTGCAAATAGTTTAGAAGAAGGAGAAAATGATTTTGATGAAGAAAAGTGGAGGAACATGTAA
- a CDS encoding ABC transporter ATP-binding protein — MTANMPALVLENVTRLHNDGPNTIHALDQVSLTVDYGELVAIMGPSGAGKSTLLNVAGTLDTPTNGRILIEGKDVSTLSPRQRAHVRREHVGFVFQDFNLVPTLTIAENVALPLELGKTSRTQARVLALEALQEIGMPEIADRFPSEVSGGQRQRVAIARALVGGRKLILADEPTGALDTNTAESVMQLLRTRVDQGAAGLLVTHEPRFAAFADRVIYLRDGKIEGTTQ; from the coding sequence ATGACCGCTAATATGCCCGCATTAGTACTCGAAAACGTTACCCGGCTTCATAACGACGGGCCAAACACAATCCACGCGCTTGACCAGGTATCGCTCACCGTCGATTACGGTGAACTTGTTGCAATCATGGGCCCATCTGGCGCCGGAAAATCCACGTTATTAAATGTCGCTGGCACTTTGGATACACCCACAAACGGCAGAATCCTGATTGAAGGTAAAGATGTATCCACCCTTTCGCCACGACAACGAGCACATGTCCGTAGAGAGCACGTTGGGTTTGTATTCCAAGATTTCAATCTCGTCCCAACCCTCACTATTGCAGAAAATGTCGCACTCCCCCTTGAACTAGGGAAAACTTCCCGCACTCAGGCACGCGTACTGGCGCTTGAAGCCCTACAAGAAATAGGAATGCCCGAAATAGCCGACCGTTTTCCTTCCGAAGTTTCCGGTGGTCAACGTCAACGGGTAGCAATCGCCCGAGCATTAGTCGGCGGCCGAAAGCTGATCCTTGCTGATGAACCTACCGGTGCCTTAGACACCAATACAGCAGAATCTGTAATGCAGCTTTTACGCACCCGTGTCGATCAAGGCGCCGCCGGTCTACTAGTAACTCACGAACCTCGCTTTGCCGCTTTTGCGGATCGGGTTATCTATCTTCGTGATGGGAAAATCGAAGGAACGACGCAATGA
- a CDS encoding HNH endonuclease signature motif containing protein — protein MGAKAINAIPVCFAIHDPKNLLGASEVVQNREFLSCYLLATHGVDAYATNMRELVKEFSAQSGLYSEERMNNIVGACFLLHHYLPQTKTLGLELGHLDYRMLRAIWQGVMIAPIAPEDTEIWAQLDAVLVEKLTPSLPNQALPTPTNIKRALQNELVRLGCYEDFEEAETGAVDFDSPDCIYGVELLATKNPSVSVLSVTMPADEAVEAKYTIELDAKEFKIRQDQVVSNRLCGEAKIREDVRQIRIIGVGQLTPTTTAELVEAETIGVLTPKQRERLMRSTHVHYSDANDVAKQCHDTHDPSIDQRVAVRLRDGNCRFPGCNVAARFCDIDHVINHEAGGWTTISNLQCLCRDHHNYKTDRNAKATSDIYGNITWQFGESLTISTKPMGPLAGHIAGMEQGIETRHSKRTKSDEHYDAPPIRNGFGRWGTTLASFREKQRDRHVEKMTERMYQLRDCNDIPRLTDKDMPINIEEDEDYYPDPLYPGPPDEYGLPY, from the coding sequence ATGGGTGCCAAAGCGATAAACGCAATTCCAGTCTGCTTTGCCATTCACGACCCTAAAAACCTTTTAGGTGCTTCCGAAGTAGTACAAAATCGGGAATTTCTTAGTTGCTATCTTTTAGCAACCCATGGTGTAGACGCATATGCAACGAATATGCGTGAATTGGTAAAGGAATTTTCTGCTCAATCAGGATTATATTCCGAAGAGCGAATGAATAATATCGTAGGTGCGTGTTTTTTACTGCACCACTATTTACCCCAAACAAAAACACTTGGCTTAGAGTTGGGGCACCTTGACTATCGGATGCTTCGTGCAATTTGGCAAGGAGTGATGATTGCTCCCATAGCTCCCGAGGACACAGAAATTTGGGCGCAGCTCGACGCGGTACTTGTAGAAAAGCTCACGCCAAGTTTGCCGAACCAAGCTTTACCTACGCCCACAAATATCAAACGGGCTTTGCAAAATGAACTCGTGCGGCTCGGTTGTTATGAAGATTTTGAAGAAGCGGAAACCGGGGCGGTAGATTTTGATTCTCCAGATTGCATATACGGAGTTGAACTCTTAGCAACAAAAAACCCTTCAGTATCAGTTCTTTCGGTTACTATGCCCGCAGACGAGGCAGTCGAAGCCAAATACACTATCGAGCTAGATGCAAAAGAATTTAAAATCCGTCAAGACCAAGTAGTATCCAACCGACTTTGCGGTGAGGCAAAAATCCGTGAGGATGTACGCCAAATCCGCATTATCGGTGTTGGACAACTGACTCCAACCACAACGGCGGAACTTGTAGAAGCCGAAACAATCGGAGTACTTACCCCGAAGCAGCGCGAGCGACTAATGCGTAGCACACACGTGCATTACAGTGACGCAAACGACGTCGCAAAGCAATGCCATGATACCCACGATCCCAGCATTGACCAGCGAGTAGCAGTACGTTTGCGGGATGGGAACTGTCGCTTTCCGGGCTGCAATGTGGCGGCGCGATTTTGCGATATCGATCATGTGATCAACCATGAAGCAGGCGGCTGGACCACTATTAGCAACCTGCAATGCCTCTGCCGTGATCACCACAACTACAAGACTGATCGTAATGCCAAGGCAACCTCCGATATTTATGGAAACATTACCTGGCAGTTCGGCGAAAGCCTCACAATCAGCACGAAGCCAATGGGCCCACTTGCCGGACATATCGCGGGGATGGAACAAGGAATCGAAACAAGGCATTCGAAACGCACCAAAAGCGATGAACATTACGACGCCCCGCCAATTCGTAATGGTTTTGGGCGGTGGGGAACAACATTAGCGAGCTTCCGGGAAAAACAAAGGGACCGGCACGTCGAAAAGATGACCGAACGTATGTATCAATTGCGTGACTGCAATGATATACCGCGGCTGACAGACAAAGATATGCCCATCAATATAGAAGAAGACGAAGACTACTATCCAGACCCGCTATATCCTGGGCCGCCAGACGAATACGGTCTGCCATACTAA
- a CDS encoding antitoxin, whose product MSMFQKAKEFAKANPDKVDMVVEKVGDVIDQKTSGKFVGAVDKVQEAVKKNLKS is encoded by the coding sequence ATGAGCATGTTCCAAAAAGCAAAGGAATTTGCCAAGGCAAACCCAGACAAAGTTGATATGGTTGTGGAGAAGGTCGGTGACGTTATTGACCAGAAGACGAGCGGCAAGTTTGTCGGTGCTGTTGATAAGGTTCAAGAAGCAGTGAAAAAGAATTTGAAAAGCTAG
- a CDS encoding PadR family transcriptional regulator has protein sequence MTIRNALLSLISLKPTGVGNLRQLFEKQTHGTWPINVGQVYQTIQRLHRDGLIEHIGTESGTPGRNAEIYQITELGKQTLVQWWRKPTLKTRDDRDELVIKLSMAALLDTNIKEIIQNQREATMAELREITRMKAETQPTRSAQRLLLERRIFDLEAEARWLDHIETLSPAKEINP, from the coding sequence ATGACAATCAGAAACGCGCTGCTGAGTCTTATCAGCCTAAAGCCCACGGGTGTTGGAAATTTACGTCAATTATTCGAGAAACAAACTCATGGAACCTGGCCTATTAACGTCGGCCAGGTTTACCAAACCATTCAGCGCCTTCACCGTGACGGTCTTATCGAACACATTGGAACTGAATCTGGCACTCCTGGAAGAAATGCCGAAATTTACCAAATCACGGAGTTGGGAAAGCAAACGCTCGTCCAGTGGTGGCGAAAACCAACATTAAAAACTCGTGATGACCGGGACGAACTTGTAATCAAACTTTCTATGGCGGCACTACTGGATACAAACATTAAGGAAATTATCCAAAATCAACGTGAAGCCACCATGGCTGAATTACGAGAAATAACCCGCATGAAAGCGGAAACTCAACCGACACGAAGTGCACAACGCCTACTACTTGAACGTAGGATCTTCGACCTTGAAGCCGAAGCTCGATGGCTCGACCATATCGAAACCTTAAGCCCTGCGAAGGAAATAAACCCATGA
- a CDS encoding ABC transporter permease, which translates to MTQISLAYRLAWRDIRRNKFRTFLAVLLFALPVTFTLVVLMPYSYPVHETTQKDTLNRVYVRHRACGEGTSAQDYNCLPSSKLELNDIPDIERIKLSQPNNTHFAASLVPEYHISFVASGINGNNTKINVNAIHNRQDLYNEIPNNGEIYLDNATAFVLGAKIGDRIPLRIEEKEITLNVANIGSSTSTIPIDDVPLSLPAKEDLKSASLPNQIEAYWVTREYSDYDSSDYQVSAYGPNRKVTTNVTPYAWETIAGSSFEDHFAVLIVFILGLLLIACMAGPIFTVSARRRLASLGLLAAQGANRIQLGAISFAEASIVSILGLFLGLVISSPWWLHIGRFPWDYLLAATIVCIISGIVAAVMPAIHASKANPVLALAGGSNFSISKVRFYHFIPPILAICFMAIFHTAEDLLLILVAIVAAAICTILSAPIFLSILLVIARVLAPPERMALRDTQRNYQRVMPATAALIGSTFITLSIAWTINAEQEWYYQTPPRVIYAQAGLESATTIPFDQKLEEIKHDYSTQAQANTYSAQLASNTSSFHISAMTQDGTTYTEKFEHFDFLRDSIYYTPTSNLYIVDPEMPQLLHHLYPEQYPVAQTEAAVQALKEGKVVVDSISLLEGKDQSVYLTEDGKTSIHKLKGHLIGPQGQSLLHAHALISKKTIEQLGYETFYQRTLFARNSDLTWHELLKLQTMKSEFLSIQTSGPDIGQKIDQNLITFAGWLTTIGIAVVIVTLAAGESRRDIQTMLSIGATRNTIIRFCLCQGASIGLLGTLAGLLFAGIFMALGANQMRTLDQPWELMALLAVSTPLVSIIASFSYGAFTIRNTEPK; encoded by the coding sequence ATGACCCAGATTAGCCTTGCATATCGTTTAGCTTGGAGAGATATTCGAAGAAATAAATTCCGCACCTTCCTAGCGGTTCTGCTATTTGCTCTCCCTGTAACTTTTACCTTGGTTGTTTTAATGCCATATTCCTATCCAGTGCATGAGACCACCCAAAAAGATACTCTGAACAGGGTATACGTCCGCCATCGAGCTTGTGGCGAAGGGACATCAGCTCAGGATTATAACTGCCTTCCCAGTTCTAAACTCGAGCTCAATGATATTCCAGATATAGAACGAATCAAGTTATCCCAGCCAAATAATACTCATTTCGCCGCTTCGCTCGTGCCCGAATATCACATCTCGTTTGTCGCTTCAGGAATAAATGGGAATAACACGAAGATAAACGTAAACGCAATACATAATCGGCAAGATTTATATAACGAAATACCAAACAATGGGGAAATTTATCTAGATAACGCAACCGCATTTGTTCTTGGTGCGAAGATCGGCGACCGCATCCCACTTCGCATCGAAGAAAAAGAAATTACTCTTAATGTGGCAAACATTGGCTCTTCAACTTCAACTATCCCAATCGACGATGTTCCACTGAGTTTACCTGCAAAAGAAGATTTGAAATCTGCTTCACTTCCAAACCAGATTGAAGCTTATTGGGTAACCCGAGAGTACTCAGACTACGATTCTTCCGATTACCAAGTCAGTGCCTACGGACCTAATCGGAAAGTAACCACCAACGTCACCCCTTACGCTTGGGAAACTATTGCTGGAAGTTCATTCGAAGATCATTTTGCTGTCCTCATAGTATTTATACTTGGGCTCCTTCTTATTGCGTGCATGGCCGGCCCAATCTTTACAGTATCCGCACGTCGGCGCCTCGCCAGTTTAGGTTTATTGGCCGCCCAGGGCGCAAACCGCATCCAACTGGGAGCCATTTCATTCGCTGAAGCAAGTATCGTCTCTATTCTCGGCCTTTTTCTTGGGCTTGTGATCAGTTCACCATGGTGGCTGCATATAGGCAGATTCCCTTGGGATTATCTGCTTGCAGCAACAATTGTGTGCATTATCAGTGGAATCGTTGCCGCTGTAATGCCCGCAATACACGCCAGCAAAGCAAATCCAGTTCTAGCGCTTGCAGGAGGATCGAACTTTAGTATTTCCAAAGTACGTTTCTACCATTTTATTCCGCCGATTCTTGCAATATGTTTTATGGCGATTTTCCACACTGCCGAAGATTTACTCTTAATTTTAGTAGCAATCGTTGCCGCTGCCATATGCACAATATTGAGTGCGCCAATATTCCTTTCTATTCTGCTTGTTATTGCTCGGGTTCTCGCGCCGCCAGAACGCATGGCACTAAGGGATACTCAAAGAAACTATCAAAGAGTAATGCCAGCTACAGCAGCACTTATTGGATCAACCTTTATTACTTTAAGTATTGCTTGGACAATTAATGCTGAACAAGAATGGTATTACCAGACTCCACCGAGAGTTATTTATGCACAAGCAGGGTTAGAATCTGCTACAACGATTCCATTCGATCAAAAACTCGAAGAAATCAAACATGATTACAGCACACAGGCACAAGCAAACACGTATTCCGCGCAATTAGCTTCAAATACTAGTAGCTTCCACATCAGCGCGATGACACAGGATGGCACTACATACACAGAAAAATTCGAACATTTTGATTTCTTGCGTGATTCAATTTATTACACCCCCACATCGAATCTTTATATCGTAGATCCGGAAATGCCCCAACTATTGCATCACCTTTATCCAGAGCAATATCCAGTTGCACAAACCGAAGCAGCAGTCCAGGCTTTGAAGGAAGGCAAAGTTGTCGTCGATAGTATTTCTCTCCTAGAAGGTAAAGATCAAAGTGTCTACCTTACAGAGGATGGAAAAACTTCAATTCATAAACTTAAAGGACATCTTATTGGCCCTCAAGGACAATCACTGCTTCATGCCCACGCTTTAATTAGTAAAAAAACAATTGAACAACTAGGATACGAAACTTTTTATCAAAGAACTCTATTTGCACGAAATTCTGATCTTACTTGGCATGAACTGCTCAAACTGCAAACAATGAAAAGTGAGTTTCTTAGTATCCAAACATCAGGCCCGGATATCGGACAGAAAATAGATCAAAACTTAATCACGTTTGCAGGTTGGCTAACCACCATAGGCATTGCGGTGGTAATTGTTACCCTTGCCGCTGGTGAATCACGTCGAGATATTCAAACGATGTTAAGCATTGGCGCTACTCGAAACACCATCATTCGATTCTGCCTTTGCCAAGGGGCAAGCATTGGCCTATTGGGAACACTCGCTGGATTGTTGTTTGCTGGCATTTTCATGGCTTTGGGGGCAAACCAAATGCGAACACTAGATCAACCTTGGGAACTCATGGCCCTACTCGCAGTCAGTACTCCCCTGGTTTCTATTATTGCAAGCTTTAGCTATGGCGCTTTTACTATTCGAAATACGGAGCCAAAATGA